Proteins encoded together in one Campylobacter peloridis LMG 23910 window:
- a CDS encoding cytochrome P450 translates to MGQCPFHPKPYKNKASTLTTFLLKRRSWLDGLYDRSYKMMMGRVKMPGFDLYVVNDPKEVRRIMIDEVREYPKSQLLHELLEPLLGVSIFTTNDRVWEKQRELLRPSFEMTRISKVFNLMSEAAADMMARFAKYEDKAIIEVDEAMTFVTADVIFRTIMSSKLDEQKGKLVLDAFVTVQEETVKTAMRRMFRFPTWLSNLLGERKRLKAGGVIRKVLSDIIKPRYDNAINDQGKYEDILSSLLMVVDADTNERFSFNEILDQVAMLFLAGHETTASSLTWTLYILSISPKEQQKAYEEIMQIAGNDEFKIEHIKAMKYLTNVFKESLRLYPPVGFFAREARNESKMRDKLIKKGSGVVVAPWLIHRHDNFWENPHEFDPTRHEDKSKIKKDTYMPFGMGERVCIGQGFAMQEAILILANILRTYKLELQENFVPDIVGRLTIRSANGMNIRFIKRQK, encoded by the coding sequence ATGGGGCAATGTCCATTTCATCCAAAACCTTATAAAAACAAAGCTTCCACGCTAACTACTTTTTTATTAAAAAGAAGATCATGGCTTGATGGACTTTATGATCGTAGTTATAAAATGATGATGGGTAGAGTTAAAATGCCTGGATTTGATCTTTATGTAGTAAATGATCCAAAAGAAGTAAGACGCATTATGATAGATGAGGTTAGAGAATATCCAAAAAGCCAACTCTTGCATGAGCTTTTAGAGCCACTTTTAGGTGTAAGTATTTTCACTACAAACGATAGAGTGTGGGAAAAACAAAGAGAACTTTTAAGACCTTCTTTTGAAATGACAAGGATTTCTAAGGTTTTTAATTTGATGAGTGAAGCTGCTGCTGACATGATGGCAAGATTTGCAAAATATGAAGATAAAGCGATTATAGAAGTAGATGAGGCTATGACTTTTGTAACTGCAGATGTGATTTTTAGAACTATCATGTCTTCAAAACTTGATGAACAAAAAGGTAAACTTGTTTTAGATGCTTTTGTAACTGTGCAAGAAGAAACCGTTAAAACTGCTATGCGAAGAATGTTTCGCTTTCCAACTTGGCTTTCAAATCTTTTAGGAGAAAGAAAAAGACTTAAAGCAGGTGGAGTTATACGCAAGGTTTTATCAGATATTATAAAACCAAGATATGATAATGCAATAAATGATCAAGGAAAATATGAAGATATTTTGTCTTCATTACTTATGGTAGTAGATGCAGATACAAATGAGAGATTTTCTTTTAATGAAATTTTAGATCAAGTTGCCATGCTTTTCTTAGCAGGCCATGAAACTACTGCAAGTTCGCTAACTTGGACGCTTTATATTTTAAGTATTTCGCCAAAAGAGCAGCAAAAAGCTTATGAAGAAATCATGCAAATTGCAGGTAATGATGAGTTTAAAATAGAACATATTAAAGCGATGAAATATTTAACAAATGTATTTAAAGAAAGTTTAAGACTATACCCACCAGTTGGATTTTTTGCTAGAGAAGCAAGAAATGAAAGCAAAATGAGAGATAAACTTATAAAAAAAGGTTCTGGTGTAGTAGTGGCTCCATGGCTCATTCACAGGCATGATAATTTTTGGGAAAATCCACATGAGTTTGATCCAACTCGCCATGAAGATAAAAGTAAGATTAAAAAAGACACTTATATGCCTTTTGGTATGGGAGAGCGTGTGTGTATAGGTCAAGGTTTTGCTATGCAAGAAGCAATTTTGATTTTAGCTAATATTTTAAGGACTTATAAGTTAGAATTACAAGAGAATTTTGTGCCTGATATTGTAGGAAGACTTACTATAAGATCAGCTAATGGTATGAATATAAGATTTATAAAAAGGCAAAAATGA
- the nusA gene encoding transcription termination factor NusA, with the protein MEKITDIIESIANEKNLQIEDVRERVKKALINTAKKIYGDKYEFFVDSGKNLQLYQKIIVVADNDERLENENEHFIALSKAKTEAKDVEVGDELTYECSLENLGRTAANILHKELEYNIQKLLEEKIYEKYQKMVGHMVFGSVVRVDNEENTYVEIDEFRAYLPRKNRIKGEKFKVGDVIKAVIRHVYIDKSGMRMELSRTSPKFLEALLKAEVPEIKDGLINIYASARIPGERAKIILQANSPSVDAVGATVGIKGVRINAVSKELKNENIDCIEYSSEMAILITRSLAPAIINSVNIEDKKAIVTLNSEQKSKAIGKSGINIRLASMLLGYEIELNEVNAKDKTSNQEEAFKNLKALFGEN; encoded by the coding sequence ATGGAAAAAATCACAGATATAATAGAATCCATTGCTAATGAGAAAAATTTGCAAATAGAAGATGTAAGAGAAAGAGTTAAAAAAGCACTTATTAACACTGCAAAAAAAATTTATGGTGATAAATATGAATTTTTTGTTGATTCAGGAAAAAATTTACAGCTTTACCAAAAAATCATTGTTGTAGCTGATAATGATGAAAGATTGGAAAATGAAAATGAACATTTTATCGCTCTAAGTAAAGCAAAAACTGAAGCAAAAGATGTAGAAGTTGGCGATGAGTTAACTTATGAATGTTCTTTAGAAAATTTAGGACGCACTGCAGCAAATATATTACATAAAGAATTAGAATACAACATACAAAAACTTTTAGAAGAAAAAATCTATGAAAAATACCAAAAAATGGTAGGGCATATGGTTTTTGGTAGTGTTGTAAGGGTAGATAATGAAGAAAATACTTATGTAGAAATTGATGAATTTCGCGCATATTTACCAAGAAAAAATCGTATCAAAGGTGAAAAATTTAAAGTAGGTGATGTGATTAAGGCTGTAATTAGACATGTTTATATTGATAAATCAGGTATGAGAATGGAACTTAGTAGAACTAGTCCTAAATTTTTAGAAGCTTTGTTAAAAGCTGAAGTTCCTGAAATCAAAGATGGTCTTATAAATATTTATGCAAGTGCAAGAATTCCAGGTGAAAGAGCAAAAATCATCTTGCAAGCTAATAGCCCAAGCGTTGATGCAGTTGGAGCAACCGTAGGCATAAAAGGAGTTAGGATTAATGCAGTAAGTAAAGAGTTAAAAAATGAAAATATTGATTGTATAGAGTATTCTAGTGAAATGGCAATTTTAATCACGAGAAGCTTAGCTCCTGCTATTATAAACTCAGTTAATATAGAAGATAAAAAAGCCATAGTAACACTAAATAGCGAGCAAAAAAGCAAAGCCATAGGAAAAAGCGGAATTAACATACGCTTAGCTAGTATGCTACTTGGTTATGAAATAGAATTAAACGAAGTAAATGCAAAAGACAAAACTAGCAATCAAGAAGAAGCATTTAAAAATCTTAAAGCCTTGTTTGGAGAAAATTAA
- a CDS encoding DUF829 domain-containing protein — translation MDKMCQKRDVFYIAGYDPRGYRHYYAMFKKNLALQNELLNYDYTLSKAQVNTYVFWQIQTPHTNTTYTFLSWNDIVKKNWSEGIKDALSDCYDVFRIFIITGLFIKFGKESPYQLITGYYPFFYVLLSLIFTLFCAFGSLFYLQNFHIIFGILAFIACLVFLPKMLYRLGKKLAVFWIARICSFCANWEKNSQGELELRMDDFARVIFEKLKENENDKNYELILSAHSVGTVLCINVLAKVLKKCEKENISFKNLKILTLGECIPLVSYQKISYDFKKDLEYLGSKNLIWYDFTSIIDGACFAQVDFIRTSGVKAQFSPRYLSAKFHTLYTKQDYKKIKRDKYKAHFLYLFATQIQGVYNFFEFIIGKNKLEEKIK, via the coding sequence ATGGATAAAATGTGCCAAAAAAGAGATGTTTTTTATATAGCTGGTTATGATCCTAGAGGATATAGGCATTATTATGCTATGTTTAAAAAAAACTTAGCTTTACAAAATGAACTTTTAAATTATGATTATACTTTATCAAAAGCTCAAGTTAATACATATGTTTTTTGGCAAATTCAAACTCCGCATACAAACACTACTTATACTTTTTTAAGCTGGAATGATATAGTTAAAAAAAACTGGTCAGAGGGCATTAAAGACGCCTTGAGTGATTGTTATGATGTTTTTAGAATTTTTATTATAACAGGGCTTTTTATAAAATTTGGTAAAGAATCCCCTTATCAGCTTATTACAGGTTATTACCCATTTTTTTATGTGCTTTTGAGTTTGATTTTTACTTTATTTTGTGCTTTTGGAAGTTTATTTTATTTGCAAAATTTTCATATAATTTTTGGCATTTTAGCTTTTATTGCGTGTTTAGTGTTTTTACCAAAAATGCTTTATAGATTAGGAAAAAAATTAGCTGTTTTTTGGATAGCTAGAATTTGCTCTTTTTGTGCTAATTGGGAGAAAAATTCTCAAGGTGAGCTTGAATTAAGAATGGATGATTTTGCTAGAGTTATCTTTGAAAAACTAAAAGAAAATGAAAATGATAAAAACTACGAACTCATCTTAAGTGCACATAGTGTAGGAACGGTGCTTTGTATAAATGTTTTAGCTAAAGTGTTAAAAAAATGTGAAAAAGAAAATATCTCTTTTAAAAATTTAAAAATTTTAACCTTAGGTGAATGTATACCTTTAGTAAGTTATCAAAAAATATCTTATGATTTTAAAAAAGATTTAGAGTATTTAGGAAGTAAAAATTTAATATGGTATGATTTTACTTCTATTATCGATGGGGCTTGTTTTGCACAGGTTGATTTCATACGCACAAGTGGAGTAAAAGCACAATTTAGTCCAAGATACCTTTCGGCTAAATTTCATACCTTATACACAAAGCAAGATTATAAAAAAATCAAAAGAGACAAATATAAAGCACATTTTTTGTATTTGTTTGCTACACAAATTCAAGGAGTGTATAATTTTTTTGAATTTATTATAGGGAAAAATAAGCTAGAAGAAAAAATCAAATAG
- a CDS encoding membrane protein — protein MKEKLAGTILLCAIVPLAVISYLFIVVVGTFGNPARVRQGVRALDHFVNATLFNGYAWESLSSHAWRERDKRWAKIVIKITDFFDKNHCQKANKREQPIVDLVLERKLTEQTVGKQL, from the coding sequence ATGAAAGAAAAATTAGCAGGAACCATACTACTTTGTGCTATTGTTCCTTTGGCAGTGATTAGTTATCTTTTTATAGTTGTAGTAGGAACCTTTGGAAACCCTGCTAGGGTTAGACAAGGTGTGAGGGCACTTGATCATTTTGTTAATGCTACTTTGTTTAATGGCTATGCTTGGGAGTCTTTATCATCTCATGCTTGGAGAGAACGCGATAAAAGATGGGCTAAAATAGTCATAAAAATCACAGATTTTTTTGACAAAAATCACTGCCAAAAGGCTAACAAAAGAGAGCAACCTATAGTGGATTTAGTTTTAGAAAGAAAGCTTACCGAACAAACCGTCGGTAAGCAACTTTAA